In Thermocladium sp. ECH_B, the genomic stretch TCTCTCGCGTATTTGCCTCATTACATTGCTATGGTTGAATTCATCGTATTCTCCTAGGAATATCGATACCAATTCCATCATTCCGTGTTTATATCCATCTCCGAAATGTCTACATAGTATTTTTCCAATGGTTAANCCCCTTAGCGTTTCTTCGTGTATTGAAATATATACTATGATTGATGCTAAGTCGCTCAGGGTCGCATTCATCTCCGCGGAGAGGCTTCTAAGCGAGTTCAGCGTCGATGCATCCGTCTTCAGGTGGTAGCGTATTTTGTCGTTGTTTCCGCATACCTTGGAGAATATATTTTCGTCCTGGAATGCTGCGCTGAGCATTGTTTCTCTATCGCTTCTGGCTAGGAAGCTCTTTAGTAGGTTGGATAAGCATGTCTTGCTTGTTTCTTCGTAGAGCGCCCTAGGCAAGTAAATCGTGGTGCTCCTTAGCATTTATCAATTCCTAATTTTTGTTTTTTAAGGATAACCCATTATGCATTGGAATTGAATTATAAATTATTTTCAATTATAAATGATAAATATGATCGGCCCCATCTATTGGTTCCCTTTAGCCGCAACATTACATGGGCCTGGATCACTATGTCCCTACCGCAGATACCGCTTGCCCTTACCTTTACAATCAAGCGGATTTTGAAGAAAAATTTATTTTGCTGTAAATATTAGCTTGATTATGGTCTACGATGTGCCCTTCGTGCCCACGCCAGAGGTAGTGGTCAAGAGAATGCTTCAATTAGCAAACGTAAAACCCGGCGAGGTCTTGTTCGACCTTGGCTGCGGCGACGGCAGGATAATAATAACGGCCGCCCGCGATTTCGGCGCCCGTGCTTATGGGGTTGAAATACGGAAAGACTTGTACGAGCAATGCGTGCGACGCATTAAGGAACTAGGCCTAGAGGATAGGGTAACGGTGATTAACGGCAACTTCTTCGAGGTACCGGTATCCGAGGCCGACGTGGTCACCATGTATCTCCTAACCAGCGTTAACGAGAGGTTAAGGCCCAAGCTGGAGAAGGAGCTTAGGCCCGCCACGCGCGTCGTCAGTCATGATTTTGAAATGATTGGGTGGAAACCAGTAATAGCTGAGGACCTATATGAGGAGTGGAGAAGCCACAAGATTTACCTATACAAAATACCCGGAGCAGAGATCCCGGTCCCGGCCCGTCCCTTAACCGATGTGGGGGAGAAATACAGGGAACTAGCGAAACTGATTGACGGCAATAACTCGATAGAGGAAATAGCCTCCAAGCTAAACACGACTCCTAGGAACGTTAGAAGCATGATACTGGATCTCCAAAAGCAAGGATATATAAGCGAAATAAAAATTATTAAATAAACATATTGTCCCCCAATCAATGGAGAATAATCATTCGGTACTGGATGTGGAGCCAACCATAAGAACCATTGATGAATTGATAAATGCATTCGGCCAAAGCGGCGGCTTCATGGCTGGCCACCTATACGATGGCGTGAACATAATGATGCAGATGCTGTCCGATCCCGACGCCACGATAATGCTGTCCTTCACGGCCGACCTAGTGGCAACGGGCCTCCGGGGCCTCTTCGCCAAGNTCATTGAGAGGGGCTTCGCCGATATCGTGATAACCACCGCTGGAACCCTTGATCACGACATTGCCAAGTCCATGGGCGGAATCTATTTCAGGGGAACATTTGATGCGAATGATAGTGACTTACTTAGGGAGGGAATAAATAGAATAGGCAATGTATTCGTTAGGAAGGAGCATTATGGTCCCCTCATAGAGAAGGCGGTTCATGGATCCCTCGACGATGTAGAGGGAGTTATGGGGGTCAGGGAATTGATTTGGCGCATTGGGAATAGGCTAAGCGATGACGCATCCATAATAAGGGCGGCTTCGCGTACCTGTGTCCCAATTTACGTGCCGGGCTTCGTTGATGGGGCCTTCGGCACAGCCATGTTGACCCTTAACGATATGAGGAGGGCTAGGAATAGGCCGGGCATACTGGTTGACGTGATTAAGGATGAGCGTGAATTAATGGATATAGTTTACTCAAGCAAGAAATTGGGGGCAATAATAATTGGGGGAGGCATCAGCAAGCACCACGTGATTTGGTGGAGCCAATTCAAGGAGGGCCTGGACTACGTGGTTTACGTGACCACGGCCACTGAGTGGGATGGATCATTAAGTGGAGCCAGGCCTAAGGAGGCCATTTCCTGGGGCAAGGTTAAGCCCAGCGCTAAATCCACATTCATCTTCTCTGACGCCACGATCGCGCTCCCAATAATGATGTCATATGCCGTTAATAAGTTGGGCTATAGGCATAGGAATTTGGGGATATATCCATGGAGTTGCTCCCAATAATCCCAGCAGTAATTGCGGAGGCGATCGTGCTTTACATGGTGACTAAGTGCAGGTGCGTCTTGGCGCCCGATATACATAAGGTGAATCAGCCATTAATTCCCAAGATAGGTGGAATCGGTTTATTGGCGGCGCTCCCCATANTGTGGCTGCTCTGGAGCCCCCTAAGCAAAGTGGCTCTAGCGTTCTTCACTGTTCCCCTCGTGATGGGCATAGTGGGGCTATTGGATGACGTGTATTCAGTTAATGAGTACCTGAGGGTTGCTATATCATTTGGCTACCCAGTGCTGCTCTACGCATTCGGCTTAATGCCGAGGCTCATATATGTGCCGTTAATAGGTAGATTCGGCGATGTATTGCTTGTTGGGGCAATAACGCTTGCCTCATACATAGTGTTCTCCAATGCCGTGAATATGTTGGATGTAGTGAACGGCGTGGTGCCGTTCTCAATGGTAATAATCTCCGCGGTTCCCTTGGCATATGGCTTATTAATGCATGANCAATCAACGATTTACCTATCCTTATCCTCCATGGCTGCATCGGCAGTGCTGCTAGTGTTTAATGCTTATCCAGCTAAGGTATTCAACGGCAATGGCGGCACGCATGTATTGGGGGCAATATTGAGCGGCTTATTCCTATACACGGGCGCATCCACCTTTGTTTTAATTGCGGCTCTCCCCTATATAATTAATGGAGTATTGATAATATTCTCATCGCGCGGCATAAAGGGGCGAAGCAAATTAAATAGGCCAACCAAGGTAGTGGAGGGCATCGTGTACCCGAACAGGGAGGGGCGAGGCGTTTTAACCTTAGTGAGAATGATAGTCATCGATAAGCCAATGAATGAGGTGGGCATAATAAAGTCAATATATGCCGCATTCGCATTATCATTTGTATTATCCTTAATAACGATACTGATATGGCGATCAATATGAGAACCATTATTGAGTTACTGACTTACTCCTGGGCCACATTGATGGNGATCTTATTTGTGCTGAGGCTATTAAATAAGGCCCTTGGAAGCCCGGTTCCATTATTGTTCATAGGCCTCATTCTGATATTTTCATGGGCGGCCGGCATATATAAGCTGGGCGAAGTCTTGGACAAGAGGAATTCCCGTGAAAATTAAGGGATTAATGGGGGATAGGCAATGCGGGTTTTTGCGTAATCCTCCAACAGCGTATGGATTAGGGGATATTACGCGATGCTTTTCTAATAGTTTTTCAAGCCATTCCTCGCCCTAGTGATGCATCTCTCATTATTCACGTCCACCGTAGAGCGCATTGAAGTAAATATAATTATCTATAATTTAGAAAGAATGAAAGTTTATAAATATACCTCCTGCGTTAACAATTCATGACCGTGATAGAACTTAGGTGGCATGGGAGGGGCGGACAAGGCGCGGTCACGGCGGCCCAGGCATTGGCTACCGCCGCGATAATGGAAGGCAAGTACGCCCAGTCCTATCCCGAGTATGGGGCAGAGAGAAGAGGNGCCCCGGTCAAGGCGTATACAAAGATAAGCACTGAACCAATTCTGGATCGGGAACCGGTACTTAATCCAAATATCATAATAGTCCTAGATAAGTCGCTTCTCTCCATACCTGAAGTGCTTACTGGCCTAAAGCAGGATGGGTACCTAATAATCAATTCAAGGAGCCCCGTGAACCTGAGCGGCCCAAGAATAGTTTACCTGGATGCAACTGGGCTGGCAACGAAGTTGCTGGGCAAACCCATAGTGAATACCGCAATGCTTGGCGCAGTGGCTAGAGTGCTGGGGGACTTCATGAGGATAGACAGCATAACGGCAGCTCTATCCCAGTACTTCAGCGGCAAAGTGCTCTCAATAAATAAGGATCTAGTCCTAAAGGCTTATGAGGCGACCATGCTATGAGCACATTACCTTCATGGAGGGAATTAGCGATCGGCGGCATCGTGTTGGAGCCGGGAAGCACAGTTAATGTCCGTACCGGCACATGGAGAACCAAGAAACCAGTCATAAATCAGGATGCTTGCACGAGGTGCCGCATTTGCTGGGCGTACTGCCCGGAGGGAATAATACAGGAATTAAATAAGCCGTACGTGACCAAGAAGGGGCACAAGTACGGCGTCACGTATGAAGTGAATTATGAGTACTGCAAGGGATGCGGAATATGTGCTAACGAGTGCCCCGTGAAGGCCATAGATATGGTGAGCGAGTATGAGTAGCACGGCAATTTTACGGGGCGCTCCACGGAAGGAGATGGGCCCCACTCGCGTTGCTTTAACCGGTAATTACGCGGCCGCCTACGCTGCTAAGATGGCTGATATAGATCTAGTGGCAATCTACCCAATANCCCCCCAAACCACCATAGCGGAGAAACTAAGCGAGTTCGTTGCCAACGGTGAATTAAGCGCAGAGTTAATACATGTGGAGAGCGAGCACTCGGCCCTAAGCGCGACTATTGGAGGCGCGGCAGTGGGTGCAAGGGCATTCACCGCGACCTCAAGCCAAGGCCTTGAATTAATGCATGAAATACTGCACATAGCGGCGGGGCTTCGGCTTCCAATAGTTATGGCGGTCCCATCAAGGGCATTATCGGCCCCCATAAGCATACATAACGATAACATGGATATAATGAATGCGAGGGAGACCGGTTGGATAATGCTGAATGCATCTAATGCACAGGAGGTCTTCGACATGATTATTCAAGCATTCAAGATAGCGGAGGATCAAAGGGTTCTTCTGCCAGTGATGGTGACGTATGATGGATTCGTGGTGAGCCATACGGTGGAAGGCGTCGAGTTGCCCGATAAGGATGAGGTGCTGAGCTTCATACCGAAAGGCAAGTGGCACACCCTTGACCCAGCGAAGCCGGCATCCATGGGACCAATAGCTGGACCTGACTGGTACTACGAGATAAAGTTCAGCCAATACAAGGCCATGCGGGACTCAATTAAGGTCATTGCGGAGGTCATGGATTCCTTTGGAAGAAAATTCGGCAGGGAGTATTCGCCCGTGATGGGCTACATGATGGGGGACGCCGAGTACGCAATAGTCTCGTATGGAGTGACCTGGGGCTTCGTTAGGGCAGCAGTTGATAGGGCTAGATCCATGGGGATAAGGGCCGGCGCCGTGAAGCTGAATGTTATACGGCCATTCCCGGCGGAGGAAATTTACTCATACTTAAATGGGTTGAAGGCCTTCGCCGTGGTGGATAGAGCCATATACTATGGCGCCCCATCCCCGGGCCCCATTTATACCGATGTGGTGTCCACGCTATTCATGAGGGGCACTACGAAGCCTGCGCTTAATGTCATTCATGGAATTGGGCAGAGGACAATGTACATAAATGACTTCCTAAACATATACAAGGACTTGACTAAGCTGGATGAGAGCAAGGTAGTATTCATGGGGGTGAGGGAGTGATGCAGCAATTAAGGACGATTAGGGACCTGCCTCAAAACGAGAGATTCGCACCGGGCCACGCCATGTGCGCTGGATGCGGTGCGGCGATAGCTATCAGGTGGCTGAATAAGTATATTGGGGAGAACACTATAGTTGCTAACGCCACTGGATGCGTTGAAGTCACGACAACTACGTACCCATACACGGCGTGGCGTAATCCATGGATACATGTGGCGTTCGAGAATGCGGCTGCGGTCGCGAGCGGCGTCAGGAAGGGAATAGATATACTGAGCAAGAAGGGCGCTTGGCGGAATGGGGACACGAGGGTTGTGGTGGTGGCCGGCGATGGTGGAACAGTGGATATAGGGCTGCAAAGCCTCAGCGGCATGCTGGAGCGGGGGGATAAAGTGATGTACTTCCTCTATGATAATGAGGCCTACATGAACACTGGAATACAGAGGAGCGGCGCCACGCCGATGTATGCATGGACCACCACTACCCCAGTTGGCGAGGTGCTGCACGGCAAGCCCCAGGTCAAGAAGGATATATTCGATATAGTTCTCGCCCATGGGGTCAAGTACGCGGCTACCGCCACTATCTCCGATTTAATAGATATGTCGAATAAGATCCAGAAGGCATTGGAGTATAGCAGGGAGGGCCCGACATTCATGCATGTTTTATCGCCGTGCCCGCCTGGATGGAAGTATGATGAGAGCAAGACCGTGGAGATNGCGAAGAAAGCNATAGAGACGGCTTACTGGATAAATGTTGAGTATGATCATGGAACGTGGGCAGTCACCACCAGGGTGCCCACTAGGAAGCCAGTCTCCGAGTTCCTCAAGATGCAGGGACGCTTCTCCCACGTGACGCCGAAGGAGGTTGCCGAGATACAGAAGTGGGTTGATGAGAGGGTTGCCATGGTTAATAAATTGGTGGGTAAGGAGGCCATTGGGCCCCTCGGCAAACAATAATCCAATATTGAATTTCGTCTCGATTTTTAATAGTAACTTTTAAAAATGCATAAATCATGCTATCCATGTAATGTATAATG encodes the following:
- a CDS encoding RNA methyltransferase: MVYDVPFVPTPEVVVKRMLQLANVKPGEVLFDLGCGDGRIIITAARDFGARAYGVEIRKDLYEQCVRRIKELGLEDRVTVINGNFFEVPVSEADVVTMYLLTSVNERLRPKLEKELRPATRVVSHDFEMIGWKPVIAEDLYEEWRSHKIYLYKIPGAEIPVPARPLTDVGEKYRELAKLIDGNNSIEEIASKLNTTPRNVRSMILDLQKQGYISEIKIIK
- a CDS encoding deoxyhypusine synthase (transforms a conserved lysine residue of initiation factor 5A into deoxyhypusine), with protein sequence MENNHSVLDVEPTIRTIDELINAFGQSGGFMAGHLYDGVNIMMQMLSDPDATIMLSFTADLVATGLRGLFAKXIERGFADIVITTAGTLDHDIAKSMGGIYFRGTFDANDSDLLREGINRIGNVFVRKEHYGPLIEKAVHGSLDDVEGVMGVRELIWRIGNRLSDDASIIRAASRTCVPIYVPGFVDGAFGTAMLTLNDMRRARNRPGILVDVIKDERELMDIVYSSKKLGAIIIGGGISKHHVIWWSQFKEGLDYVVYVTTATEWDGSLSGARPKEAISWGKVKPSAKSTFIFSDATIALPIMMSYAVNKLGYRHRNLGIYPWSCSQ
- a CDS encoding ferredoxin oxidoreductase, producing the protein MSSTAILRGAPRKEMGPTRVALTGNYAAAYAAKMADIDLVAIYPIXPQTTIAEKLSEFVANGELSAELIHVESEHSALSATIGGAAVGARAFTATSSQGLELMHEILHIAAGLRLPIVMAVPSRALSAPISIHNDNMDIMNARETGWIMLNASNAQEVFDMIIQAFKIAEDQRVLLPVMVTYDGFVVSHTVEGVELPDKDEVLSFIPKGKWHTLDPAKPASMGPIAGPDWYYEIKFSQYKAMRDSIKVIAEVMDSFGRKFGREYSPVMGYMMGDAEYAIVSYGVTWGFVRAAVDRARSMGIRAGAVKLNVIRPFPAEEIYSYLNGLKAFAVVDRAIYYGAPSPGPIYTDVVSTLFMRGTTKPALNVIHGIGQRTMYINDFLNIYKDLTKLDESKVVFMGVRE
- a CDS encoding pyruvate ferredoxin oxidoreductase — protein: MSTLPSWRELAIGGIVLEPGSTVNVRTGTWRTKKPVINQDACTRCRICWAYCPEGIIQELNKPYVTKKGHKYGVTYEVNYEYCKGCGICANECPVKAIDMVSEYE
- a CDS encoding pyruvate ferredoxin oxidoreductase (catalyzes the formation of acetyl-CoA from pyruvate and coenzyme A); its protein translation is MQQLRTIRDLPQNERFAPGHAMCAGCGAAIAIRWLNKYIGENTIVANATGCVEVTTTTYPYTAWRNPWIHVAFENAAAVASGVRKGIDILSKKGAWRNGDTRVVVVAGDGGTVDIGLQSLSGMLERGDKVMYFLYDNEAYMNTGIQRSGATPMYAWTTTTPVGEVLHGKPQVKKDIFDIVLAHGVKYAATATISDLIDMSNKIQKALEYSREGPTFMHVLSPCPPGWKYDESKTVEXAKKAIETAYWINVEYDHGTWAVTTRVPTRKPVSEFLKMQGRFSHVTPKEVAEIQKWVDERVAMVNKLVGKEAIGPLGKQ